One part of the Aricia agestis chromosome Z, ilAriAges1.1, whole genome shotgun sequence genome encodes these proteins:
- the LOC121738355 gene encoding uncharacterized protein LOC121738355: MTAHGERTTVVTDPIQTNCGLFQGDSLSPLLFCLAINPLSQILNKYTNKGYQLKDSANINHLLYMDDLKLYAKTKKTLESLMHTVKIFTNDIGMKFGLEKCNTLHIIEGRKSRNQTEGQMLLSGEEFAYLKDNETYKYLGIHESGKLNHQELRHQITKEYFKITKKILNTHLSARNTMKAINAYATPVLLYSFGIVNYKDRDIKAIDTKTRKLLALNKAHQQKAEVERLYLPTEEGGRGLLNIESLYKSQIIKYKQHLNKARDYLIKAVNDHDKNINKYSINVNAEEYVREIGLNGRDNINETDIKKAILKKKIHTWKSKPLRAQFHKQVLEKENIDKNLSFNLIKKQMISPTLEAAIFAIQDQSIITKQFERDILKKEVDGKCRICFTKDETIQHIVSGCEKLAGVQYTQRHNNIVQYIYWALSKKHNFNTEQLWWRDKLTQPQVKENDTAKLMWEMPVQTDVQVIHNRPDIIYIDKQQNITYLIDVTIPTDYNIGAKEIEKLTKYHLLKKEITRLWKTKAIIVPIVIGATGMVAKSIRRYCDTLDAKLDLAIMQKQTAIYTSTIVSKVLGSNILTDEGESAVPSP, translated from the coding sequence ATGACAGCCCATGGAGAAAGAACAACAGTAGTTACAGACCCGATACAAACTAATTGCGGATTATTCCAAGGGGACTCACTCTCGCCCTTACTTTTCTGCCTAGCTATAAACCCGTTATCTCAAATTCTTAACAAATACACAAACAAAGGATACCAGCTCAAGGATAGCGCAAACATAAATCACTTACTCTATATGGATGACCTGAAATTATACGCTAAAACTAAGAAAACTCTAGAAAGCCTAATGcatacagtaaaaatatttacaaatgacATCGGAATGAAATTCGGACTAGAAAAATGCAATACACTACACATAATAGAAGGACGAAAATCCAGAAATCAAACAGAAGGGCAGATGCTGTTAAGTGGAGAGGAATTCGCATACTTAAAAGATAACgaaacatacaaatatttagGTATCCATGAATCTGGAAAGCTAAATCATCAAGAACTACGGCATCAAATAACAAaagaatactttaaaataactaaGAAAATACTGAACACACACCTTAGCGCAAGAAATACGATGAAAGCAATAAATGCGTATGCAACCCCAGTACTACTCTATTCATTCGGCATAGTTAATTACAAAGATAGAGATATAAAAGCAATAGATACTAAAACAAGAAAATTATTAGCACTTAATAAGGCACACCAACAAAAAGCAGAAGTAGAAAGACTATATCTACCGACAGAGGAAGGAGGAAGAGGGTTATTAAATATAGAATCACTGTATAAaagccaaattattaaatataaacagcATCTAAATAAGGCGCGTGATTACCTAATAAAAGCAGTTAATgatcatgataaaaatataaataaatactcaaTAAATGTAAATGCAGAAGAATATGTAAGAGAAATAGGATTAAATGGAAGAGATAATATAAATGAGACGGATATTAAAAAAGctatattaaaaaagaaaatacataCCTGGAAGTCGAAACCCTTGCGCGCACAATTCCATAAACAAGTCCTAGAAAAGGAAAATATTGACAAAAATCTCTCGTTTAATTTGATCAAAAAACAAATGATATCCCCTACACTAGAAGCTGCCATTTTTGCAATCCAGGACCAATCTATAATAACTAAACAGTTCGAACGAGATATACTAAAGAAAGAGGTAGATGGAAAATGCCGAATATGCTTTACCAAAGATGAAACAATCCAACACATAGTTTCAGGTTGCGAAAAATTAGCAGGAGTACAGTACACACAAAGACACAACAATATCGTTCAATATATTTACTGGGCCCTaagcaaaaaacacaatttcaatACAGAACAGTTATGGTGGAGAGATAAGCTCACACAACCCCAAGTTAAAGAGAACGATACAGCCAAACTCATGTGGGAGATGCCAGTACAGACAGACGTACAAGTTATCCACAATAGACCGGATATAATATACATAGACAAGCAACAAAACATCACTTACCTGATAGATGTCACAATACCCACCGACTACAATATTGGCgctaaagaaattgaaaaattaaCCAAGTACCATCTgctgaaaaaagaaataactagACTCTGGAAAACCAAAGCCATCATCGTACCAATTGTAATAGGAGCAACAGGAATGGTCGCCAAGAGCATCCGTAGATACTGTGACACACTGGATGCTAAATTGGATCTAGCCATAATGCAAAAACAAACAGCTATTTACACAAGTACAATTGTTTCAAAAGTTTTGGGAAGTAACATACTAACAGACGAAGGCGAATCCGCAGTACCCTCTCCCTGA